The genome window CAAGGCTCTCAAATCAAACCCTTCAATTCTTGTCTTTATCTTGTCTTTGGGGAATAATGTTTATACACCTAGGCTTCCTTGACATCTTTTTTATTGAGTTTGAAATAGATGAATATTTAGTCAGACAAGCGTCATATATGTTTTTTGATGGCTAATACAACTTGTGTGTTCCCTAAAATTTTCTTTATAGTAGATAGCTTTCTCTTTTGATAAAGGTGGAATCTTGTGTTCTCTTTAACTAATCTTGCTGACTCTCTATAAATGGAAGCCGCATTTGCTGATTGGCATAATAGCATCATTTGAATTAAGTGCCATTGAGCTGGTTATTTCCCATTTATGGGGGTCATAAGTTAGATTTAAATTGGTAATCATAGTTGAGACATCCAGAAAATATGCTGCTTTTGCAATACATTTATTAAATGGCGTTTATGATTACTGAATATTCTTTAAGGCACTCCATCTCATATTTCAAAGTAACATTGTAAAAAAACAGTCAGTAACCTTAAAAGAATATTCCATTAGCTTATAAATGTACTTCTATCATTAATTATAGGTCGTCTTTTATGGACCATTAGAGATACTTTGACACCTCCTATGTACAAACTCGCCCCTCCCCTGGGTTGATGGAAGATAAGTAGATTAGTCTATGAAGTGTAAGGATGACAACAAAAATATGATTagatttatttttcagtttttcacAACCGTCACGTAATCAAGAAGTTATTGAAGTTGACAAGTAAGCTTTTCTTTTTGAATAAATAAGAGGCACTATATATATAAGAAAGAGCATTAAGGAGATTGAAGATACCCAAAAAAAGGAGAAGATAGAAACAACTAAATAAGATATAAGgaacaaagaaaaagaagagaggtAAGATCTTGAAGGCACCATCATTTAGACAAAGGAAATCTAGGAACAACAAAAAATCTTCAGCTCCTTCCATCAACTCTTCCTTGGTCAAAAGAGAAAATTAAATGAAGATAATAATTGTTACAGTAGCTGCACTAGTAgttcaaaatattatttcatgcTGGTTAATTGAGGACAACTTGTAGTGATAATTTGGTGACATGGGAAATACTGTTATAGCATACAAACATTTATGTTCCACGCATGCCTTTTTCAATGCATCCTTCATCAAGGATTCTTTAAGAAGATATTTAATACTTTTTGACATTGTAGACTCCACCACTCAAAACCCCTACCCAGGAGGCATACAATGGGCCTTTCTCACTTTGCCCCTTTGGTGGCTTAAACCCCCAACCTTATTATTAGAATTCGAGGCTTTTTACCAATTACCACTAGGCTACCCCTCCCTTTTCACAAAAGATCCATACTTCATTTAGTGTTTGTTGTGTTCATTACTTGTTGAATATTTTACAATTAGTTTCCTGCAATGTCTGGCCATGCTAGTACTGTAACTCTGTAAGTGTGATAGTTACATATAAAACAAAAAGGTTTATACCAAGAAGAGAATGATTTATTTGCCAATTTAACAATTTCCTTTGCCTCCAACACCAGTCGTTGTACTAGTGTCGCATGGGTGCCTAACAGTGATGGCACTTTTGTTGTTTCTCATGCGGATGGAAACTTTTATGTCTACGATAAGGTAAATATGGTGTCTTACTAATTTCCGATGTTAATGATTCTCATATTTCCAACTTCTGTTAGACCAATGTGCAATTTGTTTTTGTTTCGCAGAGCAAAGATGGTTCTGCTGATCCTTCATTTCCAGTCATCAAGGATCAAACTCAATTGTCTGTTTCCCATGCACGCTATAGTAAGGTATTGTGCTTATGGACATAGTATTTTTCTGCAGTAATTTGTTGTCTCCAACAATTGTCAATTTCGTTGTTTATCTTTTTACATCGAGAGATCAACCTCACCTCTCAATCTCGAATTATTTGGGGTAATCTGTATGGATTTGTGTTCCATACCGTGGTATTTTGGTTCGTTTAATTTTTATACTAAATAATTTGACTTGTAAAGCATATTAGAGGTTCTCTAAATCTCACACTTAACCCTATGCGGATGTACAAGTCTTTAGCAGAATAAGAATAAAAAGACACTACAGTATACTTGATGCAAGTATAACACAATAATGAAGCCTTAAATCTCAGCTAGTTGCTATAGCCTATATGGATCACTTTTTTCCATTTCGTCATGTTTTTGGATAAATAAGAATTGCTTTGGTAAGGTTGTAGGTATACCAAGATAACTTCCATTCATGTATTTTACATCACTTTATTCATCTTTTATCAAAAAATAAACGAATAGTGGTCTATTTAGGATATGACTAAACCATCTCAGGTTATCTCTCATTTTACCCTTTATTGTGTGTTCCTTGCACTCTCTCAGTCTAGTATGATCATTTCTAATCTTGTAAAAGAATCTTGTGCAATCTGATAATACCTACATTTAGCTCATATATCTAATGGTTGTCACACTTTACTAGTAATATTTTATTGCCTTTTTTTAAAGGTTCCTTTCAAATCCTTTTAATTAGAATAATTATCAAAAAGCACATGCATATTAAGTTGCTCCGACACGGTAGTTTAGGTGctgcacccgtgtcgacacgatactagtatgggtgtgggtaaGGGAACCGTATCggatttggtcaaacaattttagGTACTTTGACAATTTTGGATATAATTTGATTCCCAAAATCAGAACTGcaactagggtaaatttgaagaaaatagcatactTTATCTAGAAAATTAATCCTTTACTtttctacaacttgagaataaaaaagaaatctgCACCTTACAAGCTATACATAaatattccacaaaatttctgaTAATTtagagatttttttatttttttatttttttgaatccgTACTAGGAGTCGTATCCTCGATTCTTAGAATTTACATCTTTGATTAGGTAAAGAGGGACGTAACGCGAGAATCCCCTTTGTTGTCATCGATCATGTCAAATTAGATGATGTTGCAAAGCAGTTTATAGAGCCAGCAAATATGGCAAATTAGATGATGTTGGTCCTGTGATATTTAATCATGAGCCAATTACCTCTTTCTCAAGGCATAGGCACATTGACTCCTTACTAGTAGCTTCATTACTTCTTTTGAGCCTATTCTAAGCAAATACAATCTTTCATTGATGAGGTTTACAACTtctttggatggttgttatccaTCATTTTATAGTGTatcatattgtattgtattttacTGTATTGTTCTATGAGTACAACATTTGGATGGATTCTATCGTTTGGATGTGGTTTAGTAAGATCTTTGTTGTTTGGTTTGATTGTAACATATTGTACAACTACTGATGGGTTTACGAAAATGCCTTTAACTGCTATAAATATTAGATTTACGAAGAATTACTCATAAATTAATTTAAGACAGCTTCTTTCCCTAATTTATCACCAATTATGCTTTGTAGACATATTACGTTATTAAATTCATCCAACTCCTAATGAAATTAAACAAAGACAAGATAATAAtataaacaacaataataaatacaCAACTTTTATTTGGAACATAAATAATGTTTAATAACAGCATTCATTCATATAATTCATAACATAAAATGCATAATGTAACATTTTCTGGAAACATTTTCCATAAAATCTTCATTTGAGCGAGTTGCTCAGCAGCCAATAGTAAATTTGAGCTTGTTTCCTCAATTTTCTAGTTCCATAAGTctacccgtatatatatatataaaatcagtTCATACTATCATATAGAGTAAGACCTTCATATTTGCTTTCTTTTAGCAGATAAAAGTTACCACATGGATTCATAAAAAGACAAAACTAATAAACATTGATAAGTATCATCACACGaagtaaaaagaaaataaatcatGACACAAGTACACAATGATTTCACAGTAACCTATGGTCTCAAATTGGACAATGCTACTGACGTAGGAAAAGACAGCTGCAAAACCACGAAGAAAAATAGATTATATGATAGAGTTAATAAAAAAGTGTAAAAGGTAAAATATAATTATTGAATAATAATTAAGGATAGAATGGTAAAATAAAATAAGGTAACGATGGAAACACATCAAATCGGTTGTTACATAAAATATTTTATGAGTAATTGTTGATAAATCTAATATTTACAGCAATTAAGATCATTTTGGTAAACTTTCAGTTATTTTACAATATAATATACCTAAACCAAACAATAAAGATGTTATTCAACCATATCAAACGACACAATCTATCCAAGCGTTGTATTCACAAAACGACACACTACATTATGAGACGATAGATAACAACTTTTGGCTACATTGACCTCTGCTGCAGTAGAATATTTGGCTATTCCGATCTGCAGTCTGTGAGTAGCAATTTAAGTTATTCCTTTCACCTTTTATCATTTGACtttatagttctttctttaaTTTCCTTGTGCAGAATCCTATAGCTAGATGGCATATATGTCAAGGTTCAATCAATAGCGTTGCTATCTCAAATGATGGGGCATATATTGCAACTGTTGGGAGGGATGGTATTTTCTTCATCTAATGACTTCTGGATCTTTATTTTTGTCCTTTTCATTGTTAACTCGGCTGATAATGGCTAATTAAATACAGGTTATCTGCGAGTATTTGACTACAAAAACGAACAGCTTATATGTGGTGGGAAAAGCTACTATGGTGCTCTATTATGTTGTGCTTGGAGGTGAGTGCGTGTGGTGTTTTAGATACAAGATATATCTGTCTTGAAGTTGCTTTTGCCTTCTCATTTAAACTTAGGATCCTTCCCCTTAGTATACATTTTCTTTTTTCCCTCCAAATATGTTGTTATCAATGTTTTGAGTAGAGAAACATTTTACTGAGAGTGCATGTACTGACAGTATGGACGGGAAATACATTTTAACTGGTGGAGAAGATGACCTAGTTCAGGTTTGGAGCGTGGAGGAACGTAAAGTAGTTGCATGGGGTGAGGGACACAACTCTTGGGTGAGTTTGTAGCAGATTAGTATGATTTACCTTTTCTTCTCTGTGATATTCAagtcttccttattgtcttgatTCGTGTCCATAGGTAAGCGGAGTGGCTTTTGATTCATATTGGACAGCACCAAATTCAGATGGCACGGATGAAAATGTTGTCTACCGATTTGGTTCTGTTGGTCAGGTATTGTTCAAATGAAGCACtaaagctatttttttttttgggataggaaaaataaatttaagaTGAGGTCCCACCGGGAGTCGAACCCACGTCTCATGAAGCAATATAACTGTTTGAATCACTATTAAAACTAGGATCTTATGTGCCTATTCAAGATGAACACTTTATCCGAGTTGAAGCTTATATTCTTCTCTTGCTCAACAAAGGAAATGAAATCAAAActtatcttctttttttccttcttaACCAAACATAACTTTGTAGTTTTGGGGTGAAATCCAAATATCCAGCATCTTTACCGGTGCATTTCATTTGTGATATGTAGTTTTTGTACTACTTACTTCCTCAAATCTCTCCATCTTTAATCGTATTACTTACATTGGTACTAACATGTTTATCTATCTTTTTAATCTTTATATGTATCGTCAAAAAATTTGTAAATAATTTTCTTGTAATCGTAATTTGTTATTTCGAGGATAtttgtaaaaattatatatttttagaatATGTTTTGACTTGTATCGTGAAATTTGTATTTCCTTGCTGGTAGCGGGTTGGAGCTAATCTCCACAAGGAACCTCCTAAGCGGAGGATTTTCTCTTCTTTAACATGCTTATCCGATAGTTGAGCCTAGTATGAATTGAACATACTTCTGTTATGGATAAAAGTTTTCCAGATCAGTTGGCAAATAGCCAACGTTCTACTTGGTTTGAATTACTCAGCAGTTAAGATGAAGCAGAATGAAAATCTGGTTCCAAATTATTTTTTACTGTAGGTGAAAACCAGTCAGAGCAATGTTGGAGTTTGAGTCCTACTTTCATGTGCATAGCAATTTGCAAAAAGTCAAACTTCCAATATCATGaaagatattattattaattGCTCTACGATCTCTTGCAGGTTTTACCTACTTGATATCTCCTAGTTTGACTGTCTACAACCTTGATATATTTTTGCAGGACACACAATTACTTCTATGGGATCTTGAAATGGATGAAATTGTAGTACCAATGCGCCGTCCTCCTGGTGGATCTCCAACTTTCAGCACCGGGAGTCAATCGTCACATTGGGATAATGCTTGCCCCGTTGGTACTTTGCAACCTGCTCCAAGCATGCgagatattccaaaaatatcaCCCCTGGTTACTCATCGCGTTCATACTGAACCACTCTCTAGTTTAATATTTACTCATGAATCAGTCCTTACTGTCTGTCGGGAGGGGCACATTAAGATTTGGATGAGACCAGGCTTTGGTGAAAGCCCATCAAGCAACTCGGATTCTTTATTGAGTACTAGTCTGAAGGAGAAGCAATCGATATTGGGGAAGGTTGTTACTTCAAATTACAAGTAATGACATAAATATTATTATGTTGGAGTGCAAAAATGGAGAACGCAGTAAATGGAGGTCTTTTACATACTGACATTCACTGCTCTTCAGTTACGTTTGCTCGATGCTGATAAGCGTATGATATGAGGTTGTGCGGTGAGATTAACTGACCAATTGTATAGGGAACAATGAATTTGCTGCAGGGAGCAAGATGAGGTTGGAAGAAGGGTGCACACCTCGCGTGTAAGTATGAAATGTTAAGAGAATATTTAAACTGATAGGCTGAAATAATTATCTGACATCTTTTGAGATGTGCACCCTCCCAGAACTCCCTAACCCCTCCTTTTTTTCCCTTttgttcttttcatttttttctcttttcttttttagcCAATTTTGCATAGAAACTACTGGTTGACATTTGATTTGTATTGGAATACCTCATGTTTTGCCCTGTCCAACATTTTGGCTGTGGTTTTATGGGGTTGACAAGCTTATTAATGCACTTTTACATGGAATTTTTCTTGTGCAAGGTAAGTTAGTCGGGCGAAACTACAAATGGTAACAGTCTGAGGTTAATGTAGCCTGATCTTCTAAAAGTTGAACTGGATTTTGGTGAGAAATCTTTGTTTTTAGAGAAGTTTAAACTTTCAAAAGTGATTTATCGTTTCTTTCATCATTCATtgtaaagacttttgaaacttggaTCTAAAAGTGACTTTGCTGAAGTTCAATTATACTTTTGAAAGTCTGAGTTTGTGCAAATGGAAGGAGCATCAAACATGCATATAATATTTACTTGATGTAAAAGTAGGCAATGTTGCAGATTTGTGCTTTTTgttatgaattacttgtgatttaTAGTTCTGACTCTGAGTTACAAAGTTGTGGCATTTCAAACCTTGGCCAGTTGGCCGTACTAACCAATTGACATATAACAAATCTACTTGGTTGCAGGTTCTTCAGTCTTAAACTAATAATGATACAGCAGAACCAACCAATTGACATATGATAAATATTCTAGGGGAAAATGACACTGTATCTTTCAAAATAATTTCCGAAAAAATGTATTTTTTTCTGTATATATTTGCATTTCTGTATGTTATAtgtaaaaaatatacaaattttatatttttttgcggctatcgaatataaatagtttccGCAGCGGACTAAAAGTGATCTTTGCCCATAAATCTACATGGTGAAAACTGAAAGCTCTCATTATAGTCATTGAGCCCTTTTCTTTTCACTATATTTTGATTTTTAAAGGAATAACACCTTTGCGTTAACAGGCAACGGCGTACTGTGACTTGATAGAAAAACAAACTAAGACATTTAAATGTCAGGTTGCGATCTGTGGGTTAGGACAAAGTTACAGGTCCAAACCTTGTCGGCTGTCGCAGATAAAAGCctagtatttaagtggagaaaggTAAAAGGACATACTCCCAAAGTCagctgatggggcattggtcagcccaaaagacatcaccaagaactcataatgcccataacggaCCCTGAATGCCGTCTTAGGAATGTATGAAGCCCCGATCtttaaattttaggcgattgggaggGACCCTGACCaatttggaaggcgtggggccACACGAaaaataggaatcgggcgaaattctagttttttagccgtaaaatgcaaaacaacaaggaacggtcatggcggggtggtgactatggttcctgaggTCGTATTTGAGAGCTTCAAATCGTGCACTACTGACCTTCGGAGATTTCTTGATGATCAAaataaagattatattttaaatactCTATTACATGGGGAGGAGAAGAGGGCTAGTTAGGATCCAAGTCACCTATATTGTGTGGGAGATTCCCACAAATACCAGTAAACTGTAACATGTGAACAAAGATGTGCCAAGCAATTGAATAGAAAAAGTAACAGGAAAGATACAAGATTACATTTTTTTAACAGAAAAAGGAAAGGAGAAAATCAATCTTGGTTACATTCTGATATTTACATTATTTCAGTTTCCCTTTGAAGCACTTCCTATCTGCTGGAACAATGAACCAGCCGTGTAACTCAAAACTTTACAGTTGTGACTTGCAACGGCTAGCTATACACTCCAATGATTTTCTTACACGAGACGGAAAATGTTTTAATCTTGAATATAAGTAGACTATGTGTTCCTCGCGTTCAGCTTCCATGCGCAGCTCCAGAAGTACCAGCTTCAGCTCCATGCATTTGGCTTTCCACGTGGGGCGTCGGACTAACTTCAGATGATTGATTTGGACGCGCCCCTTCCTGAGATTCACGATGCGAATTCCATCTCCTCTTcaatttcaaaagctcaagaaggACAGAAGTCCCACACATTGTACCCCCAAAACCCGCAAAGGTGGCAAGAAGAATCGATAAAACTGCTTGCACTCGAAGCTACAATTCCGAGCAAAAGATAAAAAGCTTTTAGTATTAGGTGGAGCCCAAGGCAATTCAAGAGAATTACATAATCTTTTTTCTTTCCAGTTGGCCATGTGTTAGGTTTTTTGTTTATTTGAGCTGAAGCACTACTCACCACTGAGTAGAAAACATGAGCAAACAGAACCACCAAGCCAAACTGAATGACAGCATAAATCCAAGCATATCGTCTTATTACTGAACACGTAAAGCATGTAGTTTGTATGTTatattaccatattattgtaATCCAACACTGTCAAATTTGAAAGAAGCTAGTGAACATAGGGAGTTTAGTTCATGTACCCATAGTTGTCGATGTCATGGAAGCAAGGAGACCCAATATGCATGAAAAGGGCAGAGATATAGCAATGGCGCCCGATCCCATTCTGGTAACCTGTAAACAAGAAACTATTTAGGACCCTTTTCTGGAGTAGGATAATATATTACTGTATAATCTTTACTTACCAAAAGCTGCTCCAGAAAACAAAAGTAGGCGAGCATGCTGACGATGACAAGAACAGGAACATCTTGCCAAACCCTGTAAGCAGTTTGCACAGCTCAAGTAAAATACCATGTAATTCAACTTAAAAACTTTTTTTTACAGGTACGATGTAATTCAACTTAAACAATTTCATCATAAGAAATGATACAGAGCAACAAAAGAAAGGGAAAGGCAAGTTCATGTGTATACCTGTATCGTCCAGCTTCAGCTTGAGCTCCATTTCCTCCACGATTAGTACTTTGAATCCGCAAAAGAGTGACAGGTAAGTTCCGAACCTCTTCATTGCAGACATCACAGATCTTGTTGCCTTTTATGCTAAACCATTTTATAGCACATTCTTGATGAGCTAAGGCTAGTTCACCTTTACAGCTACATTCCATCTTCAGAGTTTCCGAACCCTCCCCAAGTTCAATGAAGCAGATTCTGCAGACAGCATCTTCTTGAGTGATGTCTTCACCAATATTAGCATTTCCATCTGAAACCATAACACTAAGAAAGGTGTAGGTTAGTTATCCTAGGTGAGTCGAATAGAAGGTTCAAGCTGTAAATGCAATGCTGCATAAGAATACTGTCATCTAGATTTAAAGAATATTCTTTCTCCAAATATAGGTTAAGTACAGCTTCTTACAGCTACCAGATTTTAAACAATGATTATATGGATTATAAACGCTATAACTCAACTTCCAACAACTCTTATCCACAAAAATTGCTGTCTATCAGAAATTGGCGAGTACATATTCCTATACGCAGATGATCACCGAGCGGCCAAAATTTTATAAATCGCAATCTGTAGTATGAAATCCTAGTTAGTATGGCCTCCTAATATAAGTTGAGACAGCACTCCATTATATTCGTATGCAGCTGCTCCTTATTAGAATTATAGCTTCAGACAAAAAAATAAAGCACGAATGATGTAACTAACAGAGAATCACAGGTTTGCAGAACCAAGCCCTTATTATACGACAATGCATCAAACATGATTATAGACATAAATTACCTGCGCTAAGAGTTGAAGTCGCATTTAATGATGAAGCATCATGTCTTGGCACGTGAGGAGTAGAGGGGACTACACGATAGATGCTCCCTATGTAATCCATCTGTTTTATGCTCCCATCTTTGATTAGTGTTGGCACTGAATGTGAGCGGGGTATGGGATGTCTAGCTCCTGCTTTCTAGAAGATGGTGAATTCATAAGATTTTAGTAGAGAAAATGAATTGTCCAGAGTGAATAGAGAGCAAAAGAAATCTTGAAGGGTTACGTGAAATTACAAAGACCTTAATTTAACAAAACCTTTATATTTATGCCAACAAACCAGTAAGAAGATCCATGATCAGTATATACATCTAGGACTCTAGGTAAATGAATTAAGACTTTGGAGTACTGTCATTGGAGAACAATAATTATGCTTGTCTTTTGACTACACtcatctttcttttttctttttctttttaataattgtggtgtccgggccagcttatgcgcacctcgactaattccacgggatacctgccacctcccaccagcaacaggtacTAGGTAACTCTATCTATCATGGTTTGGATAGATGGGAAAAAATCACCTAGTGGTTTTTGTctccgctgggatttgaacctgagacctcatggttcagacccacttcattgaccactaggccacactcTTGGGTGCACACTCATCTTTCATTACCCAATGTAACATACTCTCACTGAGAATTTTACATATAAGAAGACGGGCAACAAAGATAAGAACTTACAACTGAATCGAGTGCTGCATTTCCGTAGCCACCATGTGTTGAT of Nicotiana tomentosiformis chromosome 7, ASM39032v3, whole genome shotgun sequence contains these proteins:
- the LOC104120746 gene encoding uncharacterized protein → MMNSGVSSSNNNNNNTMSSASGNNNNAGQSPGLKTYFKTPEGRYKLQYEKTHPAGLLHYAHGKTVTQVTLAHLKDKPMQAQPQSSSSFGVSSGVRSAAARFLGGNGSKTLSFVGGNGGSKSISGMSGRVGSFGVSSSSNSVGNSNFDGKGTYLVFNVGDAIFISDLNSRDKDPVKSIHFSNSNPVCHAFDPDAKEGHDLLIGLNSGDVYSVSLRQQLQDVGKKLIGVQHYNKDGAVNNSRCTSVAWVPNSDGTFVVSHADGNFYVYDKSKDGSADPSFPVIKDQTQLSVSHARYSKNPIARWHICQGSINSVAISNDGAYIATVGRDGYLRVFDYKNEQLICGGKSYYGALLCCAWSMDGKYILTGGEDDLVQVWSVEERKVVAWGEGHNSWVSGVAFDSYWTAPNSDGTDENVVYRFGSVGQDTQLLLWDLEMDEIVVPMRRPPGGSPTFSTGSQSSHWDNACPVGTLQPAPSMRDIPKISPLVTHRVHTEPLSSLIFTHESVLTVCREGHIKIWMRPGFGESPSSNSDSLLSTSLKEKQSILGKVVTSNYK
- the LOC104120747 gene encoding uncharacterized protein isoform X2 → METSNKRSLAEEDDNNCTNNMNSRLDPPLPLVKVGESSEIVQELQLCEWQRQQNLLLEVPERTVDGPIEDFVRINMLSPSPTQTPKRVNFSPLPSPSHVKVNGSPGPSLSRAKSSIKSLLPKLSFKFRNRTTDIEKAAMLALGASSQTQDRTSIFRTLSVKRIFTPKMKRTSSLPITPIEHSNPESTHGGYGNAALDSVKAGARHPIPRSHSVPTLIKDGSIKQMDYIGSIYRVVPSTPHVPRHDASSLNATSTLSADGNANIGEDITQEDAVCRICFIELGEGSETLKMECSCKGELALAHQECAIKWFSIKGNKICDVCNEEVRNLPVTLLRIQSTNRGGNGAQAEAGRYRVWQDVPVLVIVSMLAYFCFLEQLLVTRMGSGAIAISLPFSCILGLLASMTSTTMASSASSFIDSSCHLCGFWGYNVWDFCPS
- the LOC104120747 gene encoding uncharacterized protein isoform X1, with the protein product METSNKRSLAEEDDNNCTNNMNSRLDPPLPLVKVGESSEIVQELQLCEWQRQQNLLLEVPERTVDGPIEDFVRINMLSPSPTQTPKRVNFSPLPSPSHVKVNGSPGPSLSRAKSSIKSLLPKLSFKFRNRTTDIEKAAMLALGASSQTQDRTSIFRTLSVKRIFTPKMKRTSSLPITPIEHSNPESTHGGYGNAALDSVKAGARHPIPRSHSVPTLIKDGSIKQMDYIGSIYRVVPSTPHVPRHDASSLNATSTLSADGNANIGEDITQEDAVCRICFIELGEGSETLKMECSCKGELALAHQECAIKWFSIKGNKICDVCNEEVRNLPVTLLRIQSTNRGGNGAQAEAGRYRVWQDVPVLVIVSMLAYFCFLEQLLVTRMGSGAIAISLPFSCILGLLASMTSTTMVIRRYAWIYAVIQFGLVVLFAHVFYSVLRVQAVLSILLATFAGFGGTMCGTSVLLELLKLKRRWNSHRESQEGARPNQSSEVSPTPHVESQMHGAEAGTSGAAHGS